One region of Peribacillus simplex genomic DNA includes:
- a CDS encoding YheE family protein, translating to MITHFQWSPLHKNLPGWKISFYFNKQAVQAIYHKDGSIEWTANKPSETEETKLKSMIHDLMVYHVYE from the coding sequence ATGATCACCCATTTTCAATGGTCACCACTGCATAAAAATTTGCCAGGATGGAAAATTTCCTTTTATTTCAACAAGCAGGCAGTTCAAGCCATATATCATAAAGATGGATCCATCGAGTGGACAGCCAACAAACCTTCTGAAACAGAAGAAACCAAACTAAAAAGCATGATACATGACTTAATGGTCTATCATGTATATGAATGA
- a CDS encoding CDP-glycerol glycerophosphotransferase family protein produces MGQKIITVDHLVCKDEKISFHFKNPHPVKIIGIEESMKIRWTFDTDIIDSKMVIDLKSFNAEYYQAASRWKLYVEENGELHRIQISGGKNEYFHSIPSIGVQVITPYITRNGCLSIVIKQPIHLSDEVLSAKMSLMSLNFKGSFLTGTVRLEMKREYEMVGLVLKPRDISEDKQYLFQVKGKDKLSFEIDVDSMELRPFYYDFYLLVRVDGNDHYIRFKNPTWSASRKLNKRLFGMSYTFDNGFWIYPYITASGTLALTYKEKTEYESNMYFFKEILASWVFNILRPYYMKKNIWLIYEKTADRAQDNGYYFFKYIYENHKHQQAYYIIKPDSEDYPKLEGMRNRVVEFMSFKYMVYMFSAQLLVSSETKGHAYDIRIQKGRIRKAMNYKPLVFLQHGVIGLKKLNSIFKKSSINAPSLFVVSSPAEGKIIQNHFGYSKKELIVSGLPRWDVIENKSKGKSILLMPTWRVWLENLPFEEVEKSEYVQVFRTFLQSKELSQLLEQHDLTLYFYLHPKFEDFIDHFSNNNHRIIISNEQDLNSLLMQTSMLITDYSSVAWDMFYQKKPVIFYQFDLETYNKYQGSYMDLDHELFGDQVFTTEKLISTIKDYTETGFEEKEGFGLLREMYLPYIDHSNSQRVYNGIQEKQGMLKKIKRKQSISRLLSNPGVRFLWSKLNNVKPIKRVGERIRLKTK; encoded by the coding sequence ATGGGACAGAAGATAATCACGGTGGATCATCTAGTATGTAAAGATGAAAAAATCTCCTTTCATTTCAAGAATCCTCATCCAGTGAAAATCATTGGCATTGAAGAAAGCATGAAAATAAGATGGACATTCGATACGGATATAATCGATTCAAAAATGGTAATCGACCTTAAAAGCTTTAACGCAGAATATTATCAAGCGGCATCACGCTGGAAATTGTATGTGGAAGAAAATGGGGAACTGCATCGAATACAAATTAGCGGGGGAAAGAATGAGTATTTCCATTCAATCCCCTCTATTGGCGTTCAAGTGATAACCCCCTACATCACCAGAAATGGTTGTTTAAGCATCGTGATTAAACAACCGATCCACCTGTCGGATGAGGTTCTTTCAGCAAAAATGTCGCTGATGTCTTTAAATTTTAAAGGTAGCTTCCTGACTGGTACCGTACGCCTTGAAATGAAAAGGGAATATGAAATGGTCGGATTAGTCTTAAAGCCGAGGGATATATCCGAGGACAAGCAGTATTTGTTCCAGGTGAAAGGGAAAGATAAGCTTTCTTTTGAAATCGATGTTGATTCAATGGAATTGCGCCCGTTTTATTATGATTTTTATTTGTTAGTCAGGGTTGATGGGAATGATCATTATATTCGATTTAAGAATCCTACGTGGTCGGCCTCAAGAAAGTTGAATAAAAGACTTTTTGGAATGTCCTATACTTTTGATAACGGTTTTTGGATTTATCCATATATCACGGCATCAGGTACATTGGCATTAACCTATAAGGAAAAAACAGAATACGAATCGAATATGTACTTTTTTAAAGAAATTCTTGCTTCTTGGGTTTTTAATATTCTTCGTCCTTATTATATGAAAAAAAATATTTGGTTGATTTACGAGAAAACGGCTGATAGGGCCCAAGATAACGGTTATTATTTCTTTAAATATATTTATGAAAATCATAAGCATCAACAAGCTTATTATATTATAAAGCCTGATTCAGAAGATTATCCGAAATTGGAAGGCATGAGAAATAGAGTAGTTGAATTCATGAGCTTTAAATATATGGTTTACATGTTTTCTGCTCAGCTGCTAGTGTCTTCTGAAACAAAAGGGCATGCGTACGACATACGCATTCAAAAGGGCCGCATTAGAAAAGCGATGAATTATAAGCCGCTTGTCTTTTTACAACATGGTGTTATTGGTTTGAAGAAACTTAATAGCATCTTTAAAAAATCAAGCATTAATGCACCAAGTCTTTTTGTCGTTTCTTCACCTGCTGAAGGAAAGATTATACAGAACCATTTCGGCTATAGTAAAAAGGAACTTATTGTAAGTGGCCTGCCGCGATGGGATGTCATTGAAAATAAGTCTAAGGGAAAAAGTATCTTATTAATGCCGACATGGCGTGTTTGGCTTGAAAACTTGCCTTTTGAGGAAGTGGAAAAAAGTGAGTATGTTCAAGTGTTCAGGACGTTTTTACAATCTAAAGAATTGAGCCAGCTATTGGAGCAACATGATTTGACGCTGTATTTTTATTTGCATCCTAAATTCGAAGACTTTATTGACCATTTTTCAAATAATAATCATAGGATCATCATTTCTAATGAACAGGACTTAAATTCCTTATTAATGCAAACTTCCATGTTGATTACGGACTACTCAAGTGTTGCGTGGGATATGTTTTATCAGAAAAAACCTGTCATTTTCTACCAATTCGATCTAGAAACATACAATAAGTATCAAGGCAGTTATATGGATTTAGATCATGAGTTATTTGGTGATCAAGTTTTCACTACAGAAAAGTTGATATCGACCATTAAAGATTATACAGAAACCGGTTTTGAAGAAAAAGAAGGCTTTGGTCTTTTAAGAGAAATGTATCTTCCCTACATTGATCATTCCAATAGCCAACGAGTTTATAATGGAATTCAAGAGAAACAAGGGATGTTGAAAAAGATTAAACGCAAGCAGTCGATTTCAAGGCTTTTGAGTAATCCTGGGGTACGTTTCCTTTGGAGTAAACTTAATAATGTGAAACCCATAAAGAGAGTGGGAGAACGAATTCGGTTGAAAACTAAATAA
- a CDS encoding CDP-glycerol glycerophosphotransferase family protein — protein METIHATSFNLRGSKIEIIINENIESADIILQDNETKEEHIYDKVICKSLNEETCLTISLDNMNWPDVHRTTYTILLKMNQELFRLVKPTIKRMKNRLFARSYYQISQNETAIIFLNKKNTLSIMYGNSASIFRASCKVVSDNLYISAMEVEGEKARFFHEEGELGKLFLTIYDPATECTSAIGAVQGERNTIDVDLSKLAEIPSSANLYVEAKIGKVLKSYKLQFNSNLVHRHSELSFYEMDPLANSLESIKTRYFDELEIKGDHLLVRLMEPSCQPTSVVFEKSTSAEWVQTHEFRQDGQLLVIDLKKIFNDIFFKTGQKWKVYVKEVIAGDVQLSKLKPISTFAFPQLEQLPLELVKTHAMAYISPKAELGILLGESEGVNKARFYITKNRLPIHDLSFHEYELSFSMEDIQDAEVNSAYVVIKNRKSGEMHRVPSILKINSRQIEVHSNLEPFIRSGIIPSRWDVFIEITYANVMELNRVGFYDQKKLPMEERYLPSIQADEENAFTPYLTARNELSFVIGTEFALRHEKLKSKILIKNVVLKKSILEIEIILSLPDAQSYQVKGMLLKHRNNEAFTRLPVTLKKKSILSEVNLDEHEFEQFYWDFYVLVDVEGEDYELKLKRPTDNVRKKLNRTINDYSYSKEDDHVVYPYITRSNSLALTYRMKSVYEAPIFKWKEKISYFVYKMLNRYYDHKNIWLVYEKMSETAQDNGYHFFKYCYNEQPERNVYYIIKKDSPDMANLKGFEDRVIHFMSFKHLIYLFSSKLLIASETKGHSYVWRVQKGKVIEYLRRKRIVFLQHGVLGLKKIDSTLNKGSSEEVDLFVTSSDFEKEIVKNYFGYNEKDIIVTGLSRWDDVNKEETPIKRQIFLMPTWRNWLNEVSNDAFIESNYFKSYIGLLNSEKLMDLLRIHQVELKFYVHPKFQPFIDQFHTTCDQIEIIKFGDVNISKLIRESALLITDYSSVAWDMYYLEKPTIFYQFDLDEYTELQGSYMDMNKELFGDQALNTDDLLTSIENSIRNNFEEQEIFKEKRSQYFANIDNQNSERIYNNILKNEKRLKPRKVSFYKKLTKVTLLRKMWRFAKRKKITRKLAFSLRDHLMNLNERGVRGLWDRR, from the coding sequence GTGGAAACAATTCATGCAACCAGTTTTAACTTAAGAGGCTCAAAGATTGAAATAATCATAAATGAAAATATAGAATCAGCCGATATAATATTGCAAGATAATGAAACGAAAGAAGAACATATTTACGATAAAGTAATTTGTAAAAGTTTGAATGAGGAAACCTGTTTGACCATTTCACTTGATAATATGAACTGGCCAGATGTACATAGGACAACTTATACAATTTTGCTTAAAATGAACCAAGAGTTGTTCAGACTGGTCAAACCTACTATAAAAAGAATGAAGAATCGATTGTTCGCCCGTTCTTATTATCAAATTTCACAAAACGAGACTGCAATCATCTTTCTGAACAAAAAAAACACCCTAAGTATAATGTATGGCAATTCAGCCAGCATATTTCGTGCATCCTGTAAAGTGGTTTCGGATAATTTATACATCTCCGCTATGGAAGTGGAGGGGGAAAAGGCAAGGTTTTTCCATGAAGAAGGAGAGTTAGGTAAGCTATTTCTGACTATATATGACCCTGCAACCGAGTGCACCTCAGCAATTGGAGCCGTGCAGGGTGAAAGGAATACAATAGATGTGGATTTATCAAAACTTGCTGAAATTCCTTCCTCTGCCAACTTGTATGTTGAAGCGAAAATCGGCAAGGTTTTAAAGTCATACAAACTTCAGTTCAATTCCAACCTTGTTCACAGACATAGTGAGCTTTCCTTTTACGAAATGGATCCGTTGGCTAATTCATTGGAAAGCATTAAAACACGATATTTTGATGAACTTGAAATAAAGGGTGACCATCTTCTCGTTCGATTGATGGAGCCTTCCTGTCAGCCCACTTCCGTTGTTTTTGAAAAAAGCACATCAGCAGAATGGGTTCAAACGCACGAATTCAGACAGGATGGACAACTTTTAGTAATCGATTTGAAAAAAATCTTTAATGATATCTTTTTTAAAACTGGTCAAAAGTGGAAGGTTTATGTTAAAGAGGTCATTGCCGGGGATGTACAGTTAAGTAAATTAAAACCCATATCAACATTTGCATTTCCTCAATTGGAACAGCTGCCTCTTGAACTGGTGAAAACTCACGCCATGGCTTATATCTCGCCTAAAGCTGAGTTGGGAATTCTATTGGGTGAAAGTGAAGGCGTCAATAAAGCTCGTTTCTATATTACGAAGAATAGACTGCCAATACATGACTTAAGCTTCCATGAATATGAATTATCTTTTTCCATGGAAGATATCCAAGATGCCGAGGTTAATTCCGCGTACGTAGTTATTAAAAATAGAAAAAGCGGAGAAATGCATCGAGTGCCATCGATTCTAAAAATAAACTCCCGACAAATTGAAGTCCATTCGAATTTGGAGCCATTTATTAGAAGTGGGATAATTCCATCAAGGTGGGATGTTTTCATTGAGATAACGTATGCGAATGTAATGGAATTGAATCGGGTTGGTTTTTACGACCAAAAGAAACTTCCTATGGAAGAAAGATATTTACCTTCGATTCAGGCAGATGAAGAGAATGCTTTTACACCTTATTTAACAGCCCGGAATGAACTCTCCTTTGTTATTGGTACAGAGTTTGCACTTCGGCATGAAAAATTAAAGTCAAAAATTCTGATTAAGAATGTTGTTCTAAAAAAATCGATACTTGAAATCGAAATAATACTCTCTTTGCCAGACGCTCAAAGTTATCAAGTAAAGGGAATGTTACTTAAGCATCGTAACAATGAGGCATTTACGCGACTTCCCGTGACTTTAAAGAAGAAGAGCATATTATCTGAAGTCAATTTGGACGAGCACGAATTTGAACAGTTTTATTGGGATTTTTATGTATTGGTTGACGTAGAAGGTGAGGATTACGAATTAAAACTTAAACGTCCAACAGATAATGTCCGTAAAAAATTGAATAGGACTATTAATGATTATTCATATTCGAAAGAGGACGACCATGTTGTATATCCTTACATTACAAGAAGTAACTCTCTTGCGTTAACATACAGAATGAAAAGTGTTTATGAAGCACCAATTTTCAAGTGGAAAGAAAAAATATCCTACTTCGTTTATAAGATGCTTAATAGGTACTATGATCATAAAAATATTTGGCTTGTTTACGAGAAGATGTCAGAAACCGCACAGGATAATGGCTATCACTTTTTTAAATATTGCTATAATGAACAACCGGAGAGAAATGTCTATTATATTATAAAAAAAGATTCTCCTGATATGGCTAACCTTAAAGGGTTTGAGGATCGTGTAATCCACTTTATGAGCTTTAAACACTTGATCTATTTATTTTCCTCTAAACTGCTCATCGCATCAGAAACCAAGGGACATTCTTATGTTTGGCGTGTACAAAAGGGTAAAGTGATTGAGTATTTAAGAAGGAAGAGAATTGTCTTTTTACAACATGGAGTGCTGGGTTTAAAGAAAATCGATAGTACGCTAAATAAGGGTTCATCAGAGGAAGTGGATTTGTTCGTTACCTCTTCAGATTTTGAAAAAGAAATCGTGAAAAATTATTTTGGATATAACGAGAAGGATATCATCGTTACCGGTTTAAGTCGCTGGGATGACGTAAACAAAGAAGAAACTCCAATAAAACGACAAATTTTCTTAATGCCTACATGGAGGAATTGGCTTAATGAAGTGTCTAATGATGCATTCATTGAATCGAATTACTTTAAAAGTTATATCGGTTTATTGAATTCTGAGAAATTGATGGATTTGCTCCGGATACACCAGGTGGAATTGAAGTTTTATGTCCATCCTAAATTTCAGCCTTTTATTGATCAATTCCATACAACTTGTGATCAGATCGAGATAATCAAGTTTGGTGATGTTAATATCAGCAAGTTGATCCGTGAATCGGCACTATTGATCACTGACTACTCAAGTGTTGCTTGGGATATGTACTATCTTGAAAAACCGACTATCTTTTATCAGTTCGATCTCGATGAATATACGGAATTACAAGGAAGCTACATGGATATGAATAAAGAATTATTCGGGGATCAAGCACTGAATACGGATGATTTGTTAACTTCCATTGAAAATAGCATACGTAACAACTTTGAAGAACAAGAAATCTTTAAAGAGAAAAGAAGTCAATACTTCGCTAATATCGACAATCAAAACAGTGAACGTATTTATAATAATATTTTAAAGAATGAAAAAAGATTAAAGCCAAGAAAAGTTTCTTTTTATAAAAAACTCACAAAGGTGACATTGCTGAGAAAGATGTGGCGCTTTGCAAAACGCAAAAAAATAACTAGGAAGCTGGCTTTTTCATTAAGGGATCATTTAATGAATCTGAATGAAAGGGGGGTTCGCGGCCTATGGGACAGAAGATAA
- a CDS encoding MBL fold metallo-hydrolase, translated as MIEIKTVNDVVCVHGTPSGKSGMSVYVFLTDGLLIDTGAQILLEGLVPFYESADFDLVALTHYHEDHTGGAAWIMEHKKVPIFIHPMSVDACAKDAEYPEYRKIFWGKRDAFKADPLGKAIHSRTQKWEPIFTPGHAKDHMVYLNHSNGMLFSGDLFVTPKTKLVLREESVPIIIDSIKRLLQYDFGEVYCCHAGHVPDGKEMFRKKLDYLENLRGEILRLHHQGLTVHEIQQLVLPNRYPLIEISEHEWDSEHIITSILKEIF; from the coding sequence ATGATAGAGATAAAGACAGTAAATGATGTGGTTTGTGTGCACGGGACTCCTAGCGGCAAGTCGGGGATGAGTGTCTATGTTTTTTTAACGGATGGTCTATTGATAGATACAGGTGCACAGATATTATTGGAAGGGCTTGTTCCATTCTATGAGTCCGCAGACTTCGATTTAGTGGCGCTGACACACTATCATGAGGACCATACGGGGGGCGCAGCCTGGATAATGGAACATAAAAAGGTTCCGATATTCATTCATCCGATGTCGGTCGATGCTTGTGCGAAGGATGCTGAATATCCTGAGTATCGCAAAATATTTTGGGGGAAGAGAGACGCCTTTAAGGCTGATCCGCTAGGGAAGGCCATTCATTCCCGCACCCAAAAGTGGGAGCCGATTTTTACCCCTGGTCATGCGAAGGACCATATGGTGTATTTGAATCACAGTAATGGCATGCTCTTTTCCGGAGATCTTTTCGTAACACCAAAAACAAAGCTTGTCTTACGGGAAGAGTCTGTCCCGATCATCATCGATTCTATAAAAAGATTACTCCAATATGATTTTGGAGAAGTGTATTGCTGTCATGCCGGGCATGTTCCGGATGGAAAGGAAATGTTCCGAAAAAAACTAGATTATTTGGAAAACCTCCGTGGTGAAATTTTGCGTTTACACCATCAAGGACTGACCGTTCATGAGATCCAGCAACTCGTTTTACCGAATCGATATCCCCTTATCGAGATATCTGAGCATGAATGGGATTCGGAGCATATCATTACATCAATACTAAAGGAAATATTTTGA
- a CDS encoding YheC/YheD family protein has product MNIFYDIPSENWYHTEENAELFAGAAVEEISYKKDHLNQPLIPITVFPGNRMLVVGILTASNPKKESGLGGNLTLFRNLSSFLLKHGILTFAFTGNALHSETLRGYVFSSISNKWIECKMPLPDIVYNRIPSRGYEASEEFQRLITHIKEYRMNLFNPCFLDKYVMFEALMEDGSLTNHLPPTMILRNSDCLDAFLETHRHIYLKPCKGSQGKGIYTIIKNHDDTLLFNSLKHSESFPDFTSFWETKKKDLLKRSYLAQQAINPKKLLGHRYDYRILVHYEKGFYKVTGKAVRMSQTQEITTHTPQGGKLFPYQNLQSRSLNLKLANIAQKCGEILSKKVGFLGEFSIDIGEDETGSLFIYEVNSKPMQFDEEEIEVNRLLHLKNLFIELTFSNLKIK; this is encoded by the coding sequence ATGAACATTTTCTACGATATCCCCTCTGAAAACTGGTACCACACCGAAGAGAATGCGGAACTTTTCGCCGGAGCTGCCGTAGAGGAAATAAGCTATAAAAAGGACCATTTAAATCAACCCCTAATTCCAATCACAGTATTTCCAGGTAACCGGATGCTTGTCGTCGGAATTTTGACTGCTTCCAATCCCAAAAAGGAATCAGGCTTGGGAGGAAACTTGACCCTTTTTCGGAACCTATCATCATTTTTATTGAAGCACGGGATTCTGACCTTTGCATTCACAGGAAATGCCCTTCACTCCGAGACATTGAGAGGGTATGTTTTTTCCTCCATTTCAAACAAGTGGATTGAGTGTAAGATGCCGCTCCCAGACATCGTCTATAACCGAATCCCCTCAAGGGGCTATGAGGCGTCAGAGGAATTCCAACGTCTTATCACTCACATTAAAGAATATAGAATGAACTTATTCAACCCTTGTTTTCTTGATAAATATGTAATGTTCGAAGCTTTAATGGAAGATGGATCCCTCACCAATCACCTTCCACCCACCATGATTCTAAGGAACAGCGATTGCCTGGATGCTTTTCTGGAAACCCACAGGCATATATACCTTAAACCCTGCAAAGGAAGCCAAGGGAAGGGCATTTATACGATCATCAAAAATCATGATGATACGCTTTTGTTCAATAGCCTGAAGCATAGTGAATCCTTCCCTGATTTCACCTCATTCTGGGAAACGAAAAAAAAGGATTTATTAAAAAGAAGCTACCTTGCCCAACAGGCGATCAACCCAAAAAAACTTCTTGGACATCGTTACGATTACCGGATTCTCGTCCATTATGAAAAAGGTTTTTATAAAGTGACAGGCAAAGCAGTAAGGATGTCACAAACTCAGGAAATCACTACCCACACTCCACAAGGGGGAAAGCTTTTCCCTTATCAAAACCTGCAATCAAGAAGCTTGAATCTAAAATTAGCGAATATCGCTCAAAAATGCGGAGAGATTCTTTCTAAAAAAGTCGGTTTTCTCGGTGAGTTTTCCATTGATATTGGGGAAGACGAAACAGGATCGCTCTTCATATACGAAGTGAACTCAAAGCCCATGCAGTTCGATGAAGAGGAAATTGAAGTCAACAGACTTTTGCATTTAAAAAACCTTTTCATCGAATTAACTTTTTCCAACCTGAAAATAAAATAA
- a CDS encoding PucR family transcriptional regulator, translating to MLENLKQKFPNALTNKKDTNDFTDYVWFEDSRSILGIPRSEITAEEIRLLELLFVPSINQNNLNTFPGTSWKTFLSEPNAPLPLTSWENVRFIHFKLTHADYSHSDFEDAFLAFVPSDAAIVWENETAGILIETDKDESLSNKELIAISSTLESDFYVKTRMFTGRFHPVNQDLHHHRNQEKKCFALAQVNLPDLKVADLADIIPHSLINDLSVTNSKWYINEILGKTKQDTELIKTIKTYIECNSNATYAAKQLYIHRNSLQYRIDKFTERTGLDIRNFRHALTAYLIILMND from the coding sequence ATGCTTGAAAATCTCAAACAAAAATTCCCGAACGCTCTTACCAATAAAAAGGATACTAATGATTTTACTGACTATGTTTGGTTCGAAGACTCAAGAAGTATACTTGGCATTCCCCGTTCAGAAATCACAGCTGAAGAAATCCGTTTATTGGAACTGCTTTTTGTTCCTTCCATAAACCAAAATAACCTCAATACGTTTCCAGGCACATCATGGAAAACTTTTTTATCCGAACCGAATGCACCATTGCCTTTAACAAGCTGGGAGAATGTTCGATTCATTCATTTCAAGCTTACCCATGCTGATTATTCCCACTCCGATTTTGAAGACGCCTTCCTCGCTTTCGTTCCATCTGACGCAGCCATTGTCTGGGAAAATGAAACGGCAGGAATCTTAATTGAAACGGACAAGGATGAATCTTTATCAAATAAAGAACTAATCGCCATTTCTTCCACGCTTGAAAGTGACTTTTATGTAAAGACCCGAATGTTCACCGGGCGCTTTCACCCAGTAAATCAAGACCTGCATCATCATAGGAATCAGGAGAAAAAATGTTTTGCTTTGGCACAAGTAAATCTGCCGGATCTAAAGGTGGCTGATTTGGCAGACATCATCCCCCATTCTTTAATAAATGACCTATCCGTTACGAATTCAAAGTGGTATATCAATGAGATTCTCGGCAAGACCAAACAGGATACTGAACTTATCAAAACGATTAAAACGTATATCGAATGTAACTCCAATGCTACCTATGCCGCCAAACAGCTTTATATACATCGGAACAGCTTACAATACCGGATAGATAAATTCACTGAAAGAACTGGTCTCGATATTAGAAACTTTCGTCACGCCTTGACTGCGTACTTGATTATATTAATGAATGATTAA
- a CDS encoding ABC transporter ATP-binding protein encodes MAELILDHIFKIYDKKVTAVKDFNLRVADKEFIVFVGPSGCGKSTTLRMIAGLEDISQGDLYIDGKRVNDVPPKDRDIAMVFQNYALYPHMSVYDNMAFGLKLRKTPKAEIKQRVNDAARILGLEELLNRKPKALSGGQRQRVALGRAIVRDAKVFLMDEPLSNLDAKLRVQMRAEIAKLHKRLDTTTIYVTHDQTEAMTMATRLVVMKDGIIQQVGAPKDVYEKPINVFVGGFIGSPAMNFFTGTLKEGTIKIGAQTLEIPELKMKMLRDQGYVGKDIILGIRPEDFHNEGVYFTESPNTTFTTQIDVAELMGAEIMLYSTLEGQDFVARVDAKNIIQAGEKIKLALDMNKAHFFDKGTEHRILVEEDEQMQESMKLSAN; translated from the coding sequence ATGGCAGAGTTAATATTAGATCATATATTCAAGATTTATGATAAAAAGGTAACGGCTGTTAAAGACTTCAACCTTCGTGTTGCCGATAAGGAATTCATAGTTTTTGTGGGACCTTCAGGTTGCGGTAAATCGACGACATTAAGGATGATTGCAGGACTGGAAGACATTTCCCAAGGGGATTTATATATAGACGGCAAGCGAGTCAATGATGTCCCTCCGAAAGATCGTGATATTGCGATGGTTTTCCAGAACTACGCCTTATATCCCCATATGTCCGTCTATGACAATATGGCATTTGGATTGAAGCTCAGGAAAACACCAAAAGCGGAAATCAAGCAAAGGGTCAATGATGCTGCAAGGATCCTCGGACTTGAAGAGCTGCTAAACAGGAAACCTAAAGCCCTTTCCGGTGGTCAGCGCCAGCGTGTGGCACTTGGCCGTGCAATTGTAAGGGACGCAAAGGTTTTTTTGATGGATGAGCCACTATCCAATCTCGACGCAAAGCTGCGGGTTCAAATGCGGGCGGAAATCGCTAAACTACATAAACGGCTGGACACCACGACGATATATGTCACACATGACCAAACAGAGGCAATGACAATGGCGACACGTCTTGTCGTAATGAAAGATGGTATCATCCAACAGGTCGGTGCACCAAAGGACGTTTACGAGAAACCCATTAACGTTTTCGTCGGCGGTTTTATCGGATCGCCTGCCATGAACTTCTTCACCGGAACATTAAAAGAAGGCACGATTAAAATTGGTGCACAAACGCTAGAAATACCCGAATTGAAGATGAAAATGCTGCGTGATCAAGGATATGTCGGAAAAGATATAATCCTTGGAATCCGTCCGGAGGATTTCCATAATGAAGGAGTTTACTTCACGGAGTCCCCAAACACAACATTCACAACCCAAATTGATGTAGCCGAGCTCATGGGCGCAGAGATCATGCTTTACTCCACATTAGAGGGGCAGGACTTCGTCGCACGGGTCGATGCCAAGAATATTATCCAGGCAGGCGAGAAAATCAAACTTGCCCTTGACATGAATAAAGCCCACTTTTTCGATAAAGGGACCGAACACCGCATTTTAGTTGAAGAAGATGAACAGATGCAGGAAAGCATGAAGTTATCTGCTAATTAA